One genomic window of Actinoplanes lobatus includes the following:
- the lipA gene encoding lipoyl synthase, translating to MTIAPEGRRMLRIEARNAETPIERKPPWIKVKAKMGPEYTEMRGLVQKEGLHTVCQEAGCPNIYECWEDREATFLIGGDQCTRRCDFCQIDTGKPAEFDADEPRRVGESVATMGLRYATVTGVARDDLPDGGAWLYAETVRQIHKLQPGCGVELLIPDFNADPAQLAEVFGAAPEVLAHNVETVPRIFKRIRPGFRYERSLDVITQARAAGLVTKSNLILGMGEERAEISAALRDLHAAGCELITITQYLRPTPRHHPVERWVKPEEFVELREEAEEIGFAGVMSGPLVRSSYRAGRLYRQALDARG from the coding sequence GTGACTATTGCTCCCGAGGGCCGCCGCATGCTGCGCATCGAGGCGCGCAACGCCGAGACTCCCATCGAGCGGAAACCGCCGTGGATCAAGGTCAAGGCGAAGATGGGCCCTGAGTACACGGAGATGCGCGGCCTGGTGCAGAAAGAGGGTCTGCACACGGTCTGCCAGGAGGCCGGCTGCCCCAACATCTACGAGTGCTGGGAAGACCGCGAGGCCACCTTCCTCATCGGCGGCGACCAGTGCACCCGTCGCTGCGACTTCTGCCAGATCGACACCGGCAAGCCGGCCGAGTTCGACGCCGACGAGCCACGCCGGGTCGGCGAGTCCGTCGCCACCATGGGCCTGCGCTACGCCACGGTCACCGGCGTCGCGCGTGACGACCTGCCCGACGGCGGCGCCTGGCTCTACGCGGAAACCGTCCGCCAGATCCACAAGCTCCAGCCCGGCTGCGGCGTCGAGCTGCTGATCCCCGACTTCAACGCCGACCCGGCCCAGCTCGCCGAGGTCTTCGGCGCCGCGCCCGAGGTGCTGGCGCACAACGTCGAGACCGTCCCGCGGATCTTCAAGCGCATCCGCCCCGGCTTCCGCTACGAGCGCTCCCTCGACGTGATCACCCAGGCCCGTGCGGCCGGCCTCGTCACCAAGAGCAACCTGATCCTCGGCATGGGCGAGGAGCGCGCCGAGATCTCCGCCGCCCTCCGCGACCTGCACGCGGCCGGGTGCGAGCTGATCACCATCACGCAGTACCTTCGGCCCACCCCGCGCCACCACCCGGTCGAGCGCTGGGTCAAGCCGGAGGAGTTCGTCGAGCTTCGCGAGGAGGCCGAGGAGATCGGCTTCGCGGGCGTGATGAGCGGGCCGCTGGTCCGCTCGTCGTACCGGGCCGGCCGCCTGTACCGTCAGGCCCTCGACGCCCGGGGCTGA
- the aspS gene encoding aspartate--tRNA(Asn) ligase, whose protein sequence is MQRILSTQLATTEPGTKVTIAGWIHRRRLLKSVAFLIVRDAAGLSQVVVTDPAAREQLEQLSEETVVEVTAVVTANEQAPQGVELTSPEIQETSRVAVPLPFELHRPALSASLPTQLDHAALALRHPSRAANLRISAAVTRGFRRALEEQRFVEIHTPKIVESATESGANVFELDYFGRPAYLAQSPQFFKQMMVGVFERVFEVGPVFRAEPSDTARHLAQYTSMDAELGFIRDHRDVMAALTRTIAGMIGEVAGMVETPGVPDEIPAVHFAEALRIAGAPEDEPDLAPAHERAVGEWALREHGSEFVFVTGYPMRKRPFYTHPDPADPTWSNSFDLLFRGLEIVTGGQRLHRYEDYVAVLGEEGEQGYLDAFRYGMPPHGGWAIGLERFVARLTGAANVREVTAFPRDLHRVAP, encoded by the coding sequence ATGCAACGCATCCTCTCCACCCAGCTGGCGACCACGGAACCCGGCACCAAGGTCACGATCGCCGGCTGGATCCACCGCAGGCGGCTGCTCAAGTCGGTGGCCTTCCTGATCGTCCGGGACGCCGCCGGGCTCAGCCAGGTGGTCGTCACCGACCCGGCCGCCCGTGAACAGCTGGAACAGCTCTCCGAGGAGACCGTCGTCGAGGTGACCGCCGTGGTCACCGCCAACGAGCAGGCGCCGCAGGGTGTCGAGCTGACCTCACCGGAGATCCAGGAAACGAGCCGGGTCGCCGTACCCCTGCCGTTCGAACTGCATCGGCCCGCGCTGAGCGCGAGCCTGCCCACCCAGCTGGACCACGCGGCGCTGGCGCTGCGGCATCCGTCGCGGGCCGCGAACCTGCGCATCTCCGCCGCCGTGACCAGGGGTTTCCGGCGGGCGCTGGAGGAGCAGCGGTTCGTCGAGATCCACACGCCGAAGATCGTCGAGTCGGCGACCGAGTCGGGTGCGAACGTCTTCGAGCTCGACTACTTCGGGCGGCCCGCCTATCTGGCGCAGTCGCCGCAGTTCTTCAAGCAGATGATGGTCGGCGTCTTCGAGCGGGTCTTCGAGGTGGGGCCGGTGTTCCGGGCCGAGCCGAGCGACACCGCCCGGCATCTCGCCCAGTACACGTCGATGGACGCCGAGCTGGGCTTCATCCGCGACCACCGGGACGTGATGGCGGCGCTGACCAGGACGATCGCCGGGATGATCGGCGAGGTCGCCGGGATGGTCGAGACTCCGGGGGTGCCGGACGAGATTCCCGCCGTGCACTTCGCCGAGGCCCTGCGGATCGCCGGGGCGCCGGAGGACGAGCCCGACCTCGCCCCCGCGCACGAGCGGGCGGTGGGCGAGTGGGCGCTGCGCGAGCACGGGTCGGAGTTCGTCTTCGTGACCGGCTACCCGATGCGCAAGCGGCCCTTCTACACCCACCCGGACCCGGCCGACCCGACCTGGTCGAACAGTTTCGACCTGCTGTTCCGCGGCCTGGAGATCGTCACCGGCGGTCAGCGGCTGCACCGGTACGAGGACTACGTCGCCGTACTGGGAGAGGAAGGCGAGCAGGGCTACCTGGACGCGTTCCGTTACGGCATGCCCCCGCACGGCGGCTGGGCGATCGGCCTGGAGCGCTTCGTGGCCCGGCTGACCGGCGCCGCCAACGTCCGGGAGGTGACGGCGTTCCCGCGTGACCTGCACCGGGTCGCGCCGTAG
- a CDS encoding outer membrane protein assembly factor BamB family protein, translating to MIIDLDVPGPPPDPVRRPRHRSRGLPVLLSAVLLFLLGASTVPSSDLAPRLVADLGAGNLTWLLTDRMIYSVTGRPGEDVFDVTARPVDGEVLWTRPLGGVGMIPVLHEFGPHLAVEFPEERMLLLDARTGEIRRADFGARVAGDRILLRQNGRIGLLDPVTARPVWWRWVDGWPLAVTGGDGQVRVVNLGGTGAVYDRDTGATVRTAANLSVQGAVYTTAVSGDWMFLFTGDSMTVVRMHDLKRLWTARLTGPAAAEPCGDAFCVTGATGVTAVNQRTGSIIWTNLRWRAWSGGFATGEDGRLVRLDPGTGAVQADLGQARPAGTMLVREGGVVTDAATGRLRGVLDISVPSRCASTATHLACQDDETTRIWRLP from the coding sequence GTGATTATCGACCTCGATGTGCCGGGGCCGCCGCCCGATCCGGTGCGGCGGCCCCGGCACCGGTCGCGTGGCCTGCCCGTGCTGCTGTCCGCGGTGCTGCTGTTCCTGCTGGGCGCGTCGACGGTTCCGTCCTCGGATCTCGCGCCGCGGCTGGTCGCCGACCTCGGCGCCGGAAACCTGACGTGGCTGCTGACCGACCGGATGATCTACAGCGTGACCGGCCGGCCGGGGGAGGACGTCTTCGACGTGACGGCCCGGCCGGTCGACGGCGAGGTGCTCTGGACCCGGCCGCTCGGGGGCGTGGGCATGATTCCGGTACTGCACGAGTTCGGCCCGCACCTGGCGGTGGAGTTCCCCGAGGAACGGATGCTGCTGCTGGACGCCCGCACCGGGGAGATCCGCCGGGCCGACTTCGGCGCCCGCGTCGCCGGGGACCGGATCCTGCTCCGGCAGAACGGCCGGATCGGCCTGCTCGACCCGGTGACCGCCCGGCCCGTCTGGTGGCGGTGGGTGGACGGCTGGCCGCTCGCGGTCACCGGCGGCGACGGTCAGGTGCGGGTTGTCAACCTGGGCGGCACCGGCGCCGTCTACGACCGGGACACCGGCGCGACCGTCCGTACCGCCGCGAACCTCAGCGTCCAGGGCGCCGTCTACACGACGGCGGTCTCCGGGGACTGGATGTTCCTGTTCACCGGAGACTCTATGACCGTGGTGCGGATGCACGATCTGAAGCGGCTGTGGACGGCCCGGTTGACCGGGCCCGCCGCCGCGGAGCCGTGCGGTGACGCGTTCTGCGTGACCGGCGCCACCGGGGTGACCGCCGTGAACCAGCGCACCGGGTCGATCATCTGGACCAACTTGCGGTGGCGGGCCTGGTCCGGCGGGTTCGCCACCGGGGAGGACGGGCGGCTCGTACGGCTCGACCCGGGCACCGGCGCCGTCCAGGCCGACCTGGGGCAGGCCCGGCCGGCCGGCACGATGCTGGTCCGGGAGGGCGGCGTGGTCACCGACGCGGCGACCGGACGGCTCCGCGGTGTCCTGGACATCTCCGTGCCGTCGCGCTGCGCGAGCACGGCCACCCACCTGGCGTGCCAGGACGACGAGACGACGAGAATCTGGCGGCTCCCATGA
- a CDS encoding PQQ-binding-like beta-propeller repeat protein, with amino-acid sequence MIIDLDRAPAPAPPRRARHWRPASVLVLALALLLGPDHLERPVPPLERVATTETATGSWLLTEDTIYSTRTLANGRVDVLAHDLTTNRLRWHRQTEWFGAMPALAVSGSAVMVGGNMGGAPVVADTRTGADAATALQAALPAGDALVLWDEESRLGLRDPVTNEVAWWRPFHQPPESAAADGRYVVVLEETGGAVTLRRSDGRVAGRTDQASPSGEPSEIRIVGDHAYLLGEYALTALHLPDLTQMWTVRSVIPKFVEPCGTHICVSGGGGLQALNPEDGSVAWTDVHWKSWIDGFALTIGGEVTLLDPETGAARTGLGPGLPLGDLLLRPAGDGLRLIDWHTGQTRGAISGTLSTACRRTGIHLACQQSDGLIQVWRLP; translated from the coding sequence ATGATCATTGATCTCGACCGGGCTCCCGCGCCCGCCCCGCCGCGCCGGGCCCGGCACTGGCGTCCCGCATCGGTCCTGGTGCTGGCGCTGGCGCTGCTGCTCGGCCCGGATCACCTCGAACGTCCGGTCCCGCCGCTGGAACGGGTGGCCACCACCGAGACCGCCACCGGCTCCTGGCTGCTCACCGAGGACACCATCTACAGCACCCGCACCCTGGCGAACGGCCGGGTCGACGTCCTGGCGCACGACCTGACCACGAACCGGCTCCGCTGGCACCGGCAGACCGAGTGGTTCGGCGCGATGCCGGCGCTGGCGGTGTCCGGTTCGGCGGTGATGGTCGGCGGCAACATGGGCGGCGCGCCGGTGGTGGCCGACACACGTACCGGCGCCGACGCGGCCACCGCACTCCAGGCGGCGCTGCCCGCCGGCGATGCGCTCGTCCTCTGGGACGAGGAGTCACGTCTCGGCCTCCGTGATCCGGTGACGAACGAGGTCGCCTGGTGGCGGCCGTTCCACCAGCCCCCGGAGTCGGCCGCCGCCGACGGCCGCTATGTGGTCGTCCTGGAGGAGACCGGCGGGGCGGTCACCCTGCGTCGCTCCGACGGCCGGGTGGCCGGCCGCACCGATCAGGCGTCCCCTTCCGGCGAGCCGTCCGAGATCCGGATCGTCGGCGACCACGCCTACCTTCTCGGCGAGTACGCCCTGACCGCCCTGCACCTGCCCGACCTGACCCAGATGTGGACCGTCCGCTCGGTCATCCCGAAGTTCGTCGAGCCCTGCGGCACCCACATCTGCGTCTCCGGCGGCGGCGGCCTGCAGGCCCTGAACCCCGAGGACGGCTCGGTGGCCTGGACCGACGTCCACTGGAAGAGCTGGATCGACGGCTTCGCCCTGACCATCGGCGGCGAGGTCACCCTCCTGGACCCGGAGACCGGCGCCGCGCGTACCGGCCTCGGCCCCGGACTTCCCCTCGGCGACCTGCTGCTGCGCCCCGCCGGCGACGGCCTCCGCCTGATCGACTGGCACACCGGCCAGACCCGCGGCGCGATCTCCGGGACGCTCTCCACCGCCTGCCGCCGCACCGGCATCCACCTGGCCTGCCAGCAATCCGACGGCCTGATCCAGGTGTGGCGCCTCCCTTGA
- a CDS encoding peptide ABC transporter substrate-binding protein, protein MALYRNPQDKRVFIPKPGGGLVLNFGHPVAWAILVSTTIIPFVIVAVVTLAVLL, encoded by the coding sequence ATGGCCCTCTACCGCAACCCGCAGGACAAACGGGTCTTCATCCCCAAACCGGGCGGTGGCCTGGTGCTCAATTTCGGACACCCGGTCGCCTGGGCCATCCTCGTCAGCACGACGATCATCCCCTTCGTGATCGTCGCGGTGGTCACCCTGGCCGTCCTTCTCTAG
- the lipB gene encoding lipoyl(octanoyl) transferase LipB: MTSSVLTVLRPGLVDYLEAWEEQKRLHEAVVAGSQPDTVLLLEHPSVFTAGKRTEPADRPFDGTPVVDVDRGGKITWHGPGQLVGYPILRLPDPVDVVAYVRRTEQLLIDVCAEFGVVADRIEGRSGAWVRATDGGLDRKIAQIGIRVSRGVTLHGFALNCDCDLSNFDRFIPCGIRDAAVTSLSAEVGRPVPVTEVMPIVERHLATLI; the protein is encoded by the coding sequence GTGACGTCATCCGTCTTGACCGTTCTGCGCCCCGGCCTGGTCGACTACCTGGAGGCCTGGGAGGAGCAGAAACGCCTGCACGAGGCGGTGGTCGCCGGTTCCCAGCCGGACACGGTCCTGTTGCTGGAGCACCCGAGCGTCTTCACCGCCGGTAAGCGCACGGAGCCGGCCGACCGCCCGTTCGACGGCACCCCGGTCGTCGACGTCGACCGCGGCGGCAAGATCACGTGGCACGGTCCGGGGCAGCTCGTGGGCTACCCGATCCTGCGCCTGCCCGACCCGGTCGACGTGGTCGCCTACGTCCGCCGCACCGAGCAGCTGCTGATCGACGTCTGCGCCGAGTTCGGCGTGGTGGCCGATCGCATCGAGGGCCGCAGCGGCGCGTGGGTCCGGGCCACCGACGGCGGCCTGGACCGCAAGATCGCCCAGATCGGCATCCGGGTGTCGCGCGGCGTCACGCTGCACGGTTTCGCCCTCAACTGCGACTGCGACCTGTCGAATTTCGACCGCTTCATCCCGTGTGGCATCCGCGACGCCGCCGTCACCTCGCTCAGCGCCGAGGTCGGCCGCCCGGTCCCGGTCACCGAGGTCATGCCGATCGTCGAACGCCACCTGGCCACGCTGATCTGA